From a region of the Coffea arabica cultivar ET-39 chromosome 3e, Coffea Arabica ET-39 HiFi, whole genome shotgun sequence genome:
- the LOC140038351 gene encoding uncharacterized protein, with protein MKVLVWNCQGVGSTLTIPHLREVSNLLSPNMLFLSEMKNRERYMDRVREKLNFENSCVVESMNRSGGMALMWKDEVKIIKILKTAFTIEAHVEDFETKTTWWFVGIYASCDNLVRKSQWKVIQDRKRLWGGKWIIAGDFNDILSNEEKWGGRWREEKSFSDFKNFINDNQMVDIGFERNPWTWSNNWEEIGEVRERLDRGLYSLDWSLLWEKIKMHTCGYLRVRS; from the coding sequence ATGAAAGTTCTGGTGTGGAATTGCCAAGGTGTTGGGAGCACCTTGACAATTCCCCATCTGAGGGAGGTTTCCAACCTCCTCTCCCCTAATATGTTGTTCCTGAGTGAAATGAAAAATAGAGAAAGGTACATGGATAGAGTAAGGGAAAAGTTGAATTTTGAAAATAGTTGTGTAGTAGAGTCAATGAATAGGTCGGGGGGCATGGCATTGATGTGGAAAGATGAAGTAAAAATCATAAAGATACTCAAAACTGCCTTTACTATAGAAGCTCACGTGGAAGATTTTGAGACAAAGACAACATGGTGGTTCGTTGGAATATACGCAAGCTGTGATAATCTGGTTAGGAAAAGTCAATGGAAGGTGATCCAGGATAGGAAAAGGCTGTGGGGAGGGAAATGGATTATAGCAGGAGACTTCAATGATATCCTGTCAAATGAGGAGAAGTGGGGAGGTAGATGGAGGGAGGAGAAGAGTTTTTCTGACTTCAAAAACTTCATAAATGACAACCAAATGGTTGACATTGGTTTTGAGAGGAACCCCTGGACCTGGAGCAACAATTGGGAGGAGATAGGGGAGGTCAGAGAGCGACTGGATAGAGGCTTATATAGCTTAGACTGGTCCTTACTTtgggaaaaaattaaaatgcacACATGTGGATACCTTCGCGTCAGATCATAG